The proteins below come from a single Chryseobacterium capnotolerans genomic window:
- a CDS encoding reprolysin-like metallopeptidase has translation MKRQLTLLGMLLITGASFAQTDRLWSQEFSRTSSPTFENKTGIRNPKLFSLNIEGLKNALAKTPKRLAAGEKSETIISFPNSDGRMENFKVRENSNFTPELAAKYPDIKSYVGQGLEDPNSTVYFSVSPLGLSSMEIYGDKSAVFIEPYSKDLSTYVVYKKSDKNDDLSKFECTVIDVAKKGVSNANIAARPNADDAKLRTFRLALSCTGEYTAYFGGTKAQALAAMNSTMTRVNGVFEKDFAARMVLIANNDAVIYTNASTDPYSAASGMSSWNSQLQSTLTSVIGEANYDIGHLFGASGGGGNAGCIGCICTNGSKGSGYTSPADAIPSGDNFDIDYVAHEMGHQFGGNHTFSHGNEGTGVNMEPGSGSTIMGYAGITSQDVQPHSDSFFHAVSIQQITNNIKAKTCSVNTSTGNSIPTANAGSDYTIPKGTPFVLTGSGTDADGDSLTYIWEQMDNASSSQTGASSAASATKASGPTFRSWTPTTVPTRYFPRMASILAGSTTTAGTDITVEALSSVARTLNFRFTVRDNKAGGSGNNSDDAVITVNSTAGPFAVTSQNSATTYTGGSSQTVTWDVAGTTANGVNTANVDILWSTDNGNTWTTLLSATPNDGSQAVTIPNVSTTTGRLMVKGSNHIFFDVNNANISVNAGSGTPDTIAPTAPTLAASGTTSTSTNLSWSGATDNVGVTGYDVYQGASLIGSTASTTLTVTSLTPSTTYSFSVKAKDAAGNASSSSNTVNVTTLAGGGPVTYCSASASNTADERIGNVKFGTINNTSTGTAGYENFTSISTNVTRGTAYTLSITPVWTSTKYSEAYAVYIDYNGDGDFTDSGELAWSKAGSTTSPVTGSITIPSTAALGSTRMRVMMKYSSIPTSSCEAYTYGQVEDYTLNIVSSGRGELSNTKDLITDIKLYPNPVKDILYISNTTSEDYKIFDMGGKMIDSGKLQRGSVNVSNLIKGAYMLQIGEISKRFIKN, from the coding sequence ATGAAAAGACAATTAACCCTGCTTGGGATGCTTCTAATTACAGGAGCTTCCTTCGCACAGACTGACCGTCTTTGGTCTCAAGAGTTCTCAAGAACATCTTCACCAACCTTTGAAAACAAAACAGGAATCCGGAATCCAAAATTATTCAGCTTGAATATCGAAGGATTAAAGAATGCTCTGGCAAAGACTCCAAAGAGATTGGCAGCTGGCGAAAAATCCGAAACCATTATTTCCTTTCCAAATTCTGATGGCAGAATGGAAAATTTCAAAGTAAGAGAAAACTCCAACTTTACCCCTGAATTAGCAGCAAAGTATCCTGACATCAAATCCTATGTGGGCCAGGGACTTGAAGATCCAAATTCAACAGTGTATTTCAGTGTTTCCCCATTAGGATTATCATCTATGGAAATTTATGGTGATAAATCAGCAGTGTTCATAGAACCTTATTCTAAAGATCTTTCTACGTATGTTGTTTACAAAAAATCTGACAAAAATGATGATCTTAGTAAATTTGAATGTACTGTAATAGATGTCGCTAAAAAAGGAGTATCTAATGCCAATATTGCAGCAAGACCAAATGCTGACGATGCTAAACTGAGAACATTCAGACTGGCATTATCATGTACTGGAGAGTATACAGCTTATTTTGGCGGCACAAAAGCCCAGGCATTAGCAGCAATGAATAGTACAATGACCCGTGTGAACGGTGTTTTTGAAAAGGATTTTGCTGCAAGAATGGTTCTTATCGCCAATAATGATGCTGTAATTTATACCAATGCTTCTACAGACCCTTACTCTGCGGCATCAGGAATGAGCAGCTGGAATTCTCAACTCCAAAGTACATTGACTTCTGTTATTGGAGAAGCTAATTACGATATCGGACACTTGTTTGGTGCTTCCGGAGGCGGAGGAAACGCGGGATGCATCGGATGTATCTGTACCAACGGTTCAAAAGGAAGCGGTTATACTTCCCCCGCAGATGCAATTCCATCAGGAGATAATTTTGACATCGATTATGTAGCGCATGAAATGGGACATCAATTTGGAGGAAATCATACTTTTTCCCATGGAAATGAAGGCACAGGCGTGAATATGGAGCCAGGCTCAGGATCAACCATCATGGGATATGCCGGAATTACAAGCCAGGACGTCCAGCCTCATTCCGATTCATTTTTCCATGCGGTAAGTATCCAGCAAATTACCAATAATATTAAAGCTAAAACCTGTTCAGTAAATACCAGCACCGGAAACTCTATCCCAACAGCCAACGCAGGTTCAGACTATACCATTCCAAAAGGAACGCCATTTGTACTGACAGGAAGCGGAACTGATGCAGACGGAGATTCATTAACTTATATCTGGGAACAGATGGATAATGCGTCCTCATCTCAAACAGGAGCCAGCTCTGCAGCCAGTGCAACAAAAGCTTCAGGGCCTACTTTCAGATCATGGACTCCAACTACCGTTCCTACAAGATATTTCCCAAGAATGGCCTCTATTTTAGCAGGTTCAACAACGACTGCAGGCACCGATATTACAGTAGAAGCCCTTTCTTCAGTAGCCAGAACATTAAACTTCAGATTTACCGTTCGTGACAATAAGGCCGGAGGTTCAGGGAATAATTCAGACGATGCCGTAATTACAGTAAACAGCACTGCAGGACCTTTCGCCGTTACTTCTCAGAATTCTGCAACTACTTACACAGGTGGAAGTTCACAAACCGTTACCTGGGATGTAGCAGGAACTACCGCAAATGGTGTAAACACAGCGAATGTAGATATTCTATGGTCCACAGATAATGGAAATACCTGGACTACTCTATTATCTGCAACTCCTAATGATGGCTCACAGGCTGTAACAATTCCTAATGTTTCGACTACTACAGGAAGACTTATGGTAAAAGGATCTAATCATATTTTCTTTGATGTAAATAATGCTAATATTTCTGTAAATGCAGGATCCGGAACACCTGACACGATTGCTCCTACGGCACCTACCCTTGCTGCATCAGGAACTACTTCTACAAGCACAAATCTTTCCTGGTCAGGTGCTACAGACAATGTGGGAGTTACTGGTTACGATGTATATCAAGGAGCTTCATTAATTGGCTCTACAGCTTCTACTACTCTTACCGTAACTAGTTTAACTCCTTCCACTACTTACAGCTTCTCTGTAAAAGCAAAAGATGCTGCAGGTAATGCGTCATCTTCAAGTAATACCGTAAACGTTACAACACTTGCAGGTGGAGGACCTGTTACTTACTGCTCAGCTTCAGCATCCAATACCGCTGACGAAAGAATTGGTAATGTAAAATTCGGAACTATTAATAATACTTCAACAGGAACGGCAGGATATGAAAACTTTACGTCTATTTCTACTAATGTAACAAGAGGAACAGCTTATACTCTTTCTATTACTCCGGTATGGACTTCTACGAAGTATAGTGAAGCTTATGCTGTTTATATTGATTATAACGGAGATGGTGACTTTACGGACAGTGGCGAATTGGCATGGTCAAAAGCCGGCTCTACGACAAGTCCGGTTACAGGATCGATTACTATCCCTTCAACAGCAGCTCTAGGTTCTACAAGAATGAGAGTGATGATGAAATACAGCTCAATTCCTACTTCATCTTGTGAAGCTTATACGTATGGACAGGTTGAAGATTATACTTTAAACATTGTTTCTTCAGGAAGAGGAGAACTTTCTAATACGAAGGATCTGATTACAGATATTAAATTATACCCTAACCCGGTAAAAGATATTCTGTATATCTCCAATACAACTTCTGAAGATTACAAAATCTTCGATATGGGCGGAAAAATGATTGACTCAGGAAAACTTCAGAGAGGATCTGTAAATGTAAGCAACCTGATTAAAGGAGCCTATATGTTGCAGATAGGAGAAATAAGTAAAAGATTCATTAAAAATTAA
- a CDS encoding reprolysin-like metallopeptidase, with translation MENFRVTENSNFDPELAAKYPDIKSYVGQGLEDQSSTVYFSISSLGLSSMEIYGDKSAIFIEPYTKDLSTYIVYKKSDRKDNLDKFECKVLDVAEKGSSTLAAKNANDSTLRTFRLALSCTGEYTSYFGGTKAQALAAMNNTMTRVNGVFENDFSARMVLIPNNDAVIYTNASTDPYSPSSSKDNWSYELMQTLDTTIGNANFDIGHVFGRDGGGGYAGCIGCICSNDMSYTTQSGIKYPNDYKGSGYTSPADGVPSGDTFDIDYVAHEMGHQFGGNHTWSNATQSGLKPVEPGSGSTIMGYAGITNYDVQRNSDPFFHAISIEQITNNIKAKTCSVNTPTGNSIPTANAGLDYTIPKSTPFMLTGSGTDANGDSLTYIWEQMDQGTSSQTGANSAATATKTAGPTFRSWTPTASPIRYFPRMASILAGATTTAGLEINVEALSSVARALNFRFTVRDNRPGGAGNSSDDAKITVSSAAGPFTITTQNSAVSYAGGSSQTVKWNVAGTTANGINAANVDILWSTDNGNTWTTLLAGTPNDGSQAVIIPNTSTSSGRIMVKGTNHIFFDVNNANISVTSSVAKSTSEIAPTAVKEINLSPNPVKDILTVSNANSEQYRIYDMSGKLVHEGSLQRGTVNVSKLVNGTYLIQIGETSKRFIKN, from the coding sequence ATGGAAAATTTCAGAGTTACAGAGAATTCCAATTTCGATCCCGAATTAGCCGCTAAATATCCTGATATTAAATCCTATGTTGGACAAGGACTGGAAGATCAGTCTTCAACGGTTTATTTCAGCATTTCCTCTTTGGGATTATCTTCTATGGAAATTTATGGTGATAAATCGGCAATTTTTATTGAACCTTACACTAAAGATTTGTCTACTTATATTGTCTATAAGAAATCTGATAGAAAAGATAATTTAGATAAATTTGAATGCAAAGTGCTTGACGTAGCAGAAAAAGGCAGTTCTACTCTAGCAGCTAAAAATGCTAACGATTCCACATTGAGAACATTCAGATTAGCACTTTCCTGTACTGGAGAATACACCTCTTATTTCGGAGGAACCAAAGCCCAGGCTTTAGCAGCTATGAACAATACCATGACGCGTGTCAATGGTGTTTTTGAAAATGATTTTTCCGCTAGAATGGTGCTTATTCCTAATAATGATGCTGTTATTTATACCAATGCATCTACAGACCCTTATTCACCATCATCAAGCAAAGATAATTGGAGTTATGAGCTAATGCAGACATTGGATACAACTATCGGTAATGCAAATTTTGATATAGGCCATGTATTTGGAAGAGACGGTGGAGGTGGTTATGCAGGATGTATTGGATGTATTTGCAGCAATGATATGTCATATACTACACAATCTGGTATAAAATACCCTAACGATTATAAAGGTAGCGGTTATACTTCCCCTGCCGATGGAGTTCCCTCGGGAGATACTTTTGATATAGATTATGTAGCTCATGAAATGGGACACCAATTTGGAGGGAATCACACTTGGTCTAATGCAACACAGTCAGGTTTGAAGCCGGTTGAACCAGGTTCCGGATCTACGATTATGGGGTATGCAGGAATTACAAACTATGATGTTCAGAGAAATTCAGATCCTTTTTTCCATGCGATTAGCATAGAACAGATCACTAATAATATTAAAGCTAAAACCTGCTCTGTAAATACCCCTACAGGAAACTCAATTCCTACAGCGAATGCCGGGCTAGATTATACCATTCCTAAAAGTACTCCTTTTATGTTAACAGGATCTGGAACCGATGCTAATGGTGACTCATTAACCTATATCTGGGAACAAATGGATCAGGGAACATCTTCTCAGACAGGAGCCAATTCAGCGGCTACTGCGACTAAAACAGCAGGACCTACTTTCAGATCATGGACACCAACAGCTTCTCCAATACGATATTTCCCTAGAATGGCATCCATATTGGCAGGAGCTACCACTACTGCTGGTTTAGAGATTAATGTAGAGGCTTTATCCTCAGTTGCAAGAGCCTTAAATTTCAGATTTACCGTTCGTGATAACAGACCTGGTGGTGCTGGAAATAGTTCTGATGATGCAAAGATTACTGTTAGCTCTGCTGCAGGACCTTTCACAATCACCACACAGAATAGTGCCGTATCTTATGCAGGAGGAAGCTCACAAACCGTAAAATGGAATGTTGCAGGAACTACAGCAAATGGTATAAACGCAGCCAATGTAGATATCCTTTGGTCAACAGACAATGGAAATACCTGGACAACTTTATTAGCAGGAACCCCTAATGACGGATCACAAGCTGTCATCATTCCTAATACGTCCACTTCTTCTGGAAGAATTATGGTAAAAGGAACCAACCATATTTTCTTTGATGTAAATAATGCTAATATCTCAGTAACATCTTCTGTTGCAAAATCTACATCAGAAATAGCACCGACAGCCGTGAAAGAGATCAACCTATCTCCTAACCCAGTAAAAGACATTCTGACTGTTTCAAATGCCAATTCGGAACAATATAGAATTTACGATATGTCTGGAAAACTAGTCCATGAAGGATCACTTCAGAGAGGAACGGTAAACGTAAGCAAACTAGTGAATGGAACTTATTTAATCCAAATTGGAGAAACCTCTAAAAGATTTATTAAAAACTAA
- a CDS encoding reprolysin-like metallopeptidase, producing the protein MKKQLLMMGMLVLSGVSFAQTDRLWTKKNKERTSSVFENMKNINDPRIFHLDINGLKNALTRTPKRATEKSSVIISLPNSSGKMERFSVTENSNFDPELAVKYPDIKSYIGQGLEDKTTTVYFSISPLGLSSMEIYGDKSAVFIEPYTKDLSTYAVYKRSDRKNDLNNFECKVLESAQKGTSNATAAKNADDAVLRTYRLALSCTGEYANYFGGTKADALAAMNNTLTRVNGIFENDFAARMVLIPNNDSIIYTDANTDPFSPSNKMNKWNLELMNTLSSTIGNANFDIGHLFGATGGGGNAGCIGCICSDDMSTYTYQGTVYPENYKGSGFTSPSNGIPSGDTFDIDFVAHEMGHQFGGNHTFSYTTQVGLQPVEPGSGSTIMGYAGITPYNVQRNSNAFFHARSIEQITNTIKATTCSVNTPTGNRIPTANAGADYTIPKSTPFVLTGSGTDADGDSLTYIWEQMDIGTPSQTGSNSVATPTKTAGPTFRSWVPTASPVRYFPQMESILKGDTETLGDEIRVEALSSVSRDLNFRFTVRDNRLGGAGNNSDDVKITVNAFAGPFVITSQNNTVTYPGGSLQTVTWDVAGTTANDINAANVDILWSADGGETWTALLAGTPNDGSETVVIPNTATRSGRIMVKGTNHIFFDVNNTNISVTTNELSTAETQLKDAIEIKLYPNPVKDLLTLSNTSSERYKIYDLSGKLIMEGALQNGTVNVNSLIKGNYVIQIEKFSKMFIKK; encoded by the coding sequence ATGAAGAAACAATTATTAATGATGGGGATGCTGGTGTTATCTGGCGTTTCTTTTGCGCAAACCGATCGCTTATGGACAAAAAAAAATAAGGAAAGAACTTCCTCTGTTTTTGAAAATATGAAAAATATTAATGATCCAAGAATTTTTCATCTGGATATTAATGGTTTGAAAAATGCATTAACAAGAACTCCTAAAAGGGCAACAGAAAAATCCTCTGTTATTATTTCCCTTCCCAATTCATCTGGGAAAATGGAACGTTTCAGCGTAACGGAAAATTCAAATTTTGATCCTGAACTGGCTGTTAAATATCCTGATATTAAATCTTATATCGGCCAGGGTTTAGAAGATAAAACAACAACCGTTTATTTCAGTATTTCTCCTTTGGGATTATCTTCTATGGAAATCTATGGGGATAAATCAGCTGTCTTTATTGAACCTTATACCAAAGACCTTTCTACCTATGCTGTTTATAAGCGTTCTGACAGAAAGAATGATCTGAATAATTTTGAATGCAAAGTACTGGAATCCGCTCAAAAAGGAACTTCTAACGCAACAGCTGCCAAAAACGCTGATGATGCTGTCCTCAGAACATACAGGCTTGCATTGTCTTGTACCGGGGAATATGCCAATTATTTCGGGGGTACCAAAGCTGATGCATTAGCAGCCATGAATAATACACTGACCCGGGTAAATGGTATTTTTGAAAATGATTTTGCGGCAAGAATGGTCCTGATTCCTAATAACGACTCCATCATTTATACTGATGCCAATACCGATCCTTTTTCACCCTCCAATAAAATGAACAAATGGAATCTTGAGCTTATGAATACTTTAAGTTCCACTATTGGTAATGCCAATTTTGATATAGGTCATTTATTTGGCGCTACCGGAGGTGGTGGTAATGCTGGCTGTATTGGCTGTATTTGCAGTGATGATATGTCTACTTATACATATCAGGGAACTGTTTATCCTGAGAACTATAAAGGAAGCGGCTTCACCTCTCCTTCTAATGGCATTCCTTCTGGCGATACTTTTGACATTGACTTTGTAGCTCATGAAATGGGACATCAGTTTGGAGGAAACCATACGTTTTCATATACTACACAAGTTGGGCTACAGCCTGTAGAACCCGGTTCCGGATCTACCATTATGGGGTATGCAGGAATTACGCCTTATAACGTACAAAGAAATTCAAATGCATTCTTTCATGCCCGAAGTATTGAACAAATAACCAATACCATTAAAGCAACAACCTGTTCTGTAAATACCCCTACAGGAAATAGAATTCCTACAGCTAATGCTGGGGCAGATTATACAATTCCTAAAAGCACACCATTTGTACTTACAGGCTCTGGGACAGATGCAGATGGAGATTCGCTTACCTACATCTGGGAACAAATGGATATAGGAACCCCCTCCCAAACAGGAAGTAATTCTGTAGCTACCCCTACAAAAACCGCAGGACCTACATTCAGATCATGGGTACCTACAGCTTCACCGGTAAGATATTTTCCTCAAATGGAAAGTATTCTAAAAGGAGATACAGAAACCCTCGGAGATGAAATAAGAGTTGAAGCACTATCTTCTGTTTCAAGAGATCTGAATTTCAGATTTACTGTAAGGGATAATAGATTAGGAGGAGCTGGAAATAATTCTGATGACGTTAAAATCACAGTTAATGCTTTTGCAGGCCCATTCGTGATTACCTCTCAAAATAATACGGTAACTTATCCTGGGGGAAGTTTACAAACAGTAACCTGGGATGTAGCAGGAACAACTGCCAATGATATTAATGCTGCCAATGTGGATATTCTCTGGTCTGCAGATGGTGGAGAAACCTGGACTGCCTTATTGGCAGGAACCCCTAATGATGGTTCAGAGACTGTTGTAATTCCTAATACAGCCACTCGTTCAGGAAGAATTATGGTGAAGGGAACCAATCATATCTTCTTTGATGTAAACAATACGAATATCTCGGTAACTACCAATGAATTGTCTACAGCGGAAACTCAATTGAAAGACGCTATAGAAATTAAGCTGTATCCAAACCCGGTGAAGGATCTCTTAACCCTTTCCAATACAAGTTCAGAAAGATATAAAATCTATGATCTATCTGGGAAACTGATCATGGAAGGTGCTCTTCAGAACGGAACAGTGAACGTAAACAGCCTGATAAAAGGAAATTATGTCATTCAGATTGAGAAATTCTCAAAGATGTTCATTAAAAAGTAA
- a CDS encoding glycohydrolase toxin TNT-related protein produces the protein MKHLFKYFFFLAIVSFSVACSSDDTEEVVIKPSPVKIVFFKSADDFATTYDPENKVSQTIRVQAFDLYKQGNWKELEKLFQANELNGGWPPANGGYNIIDDVAIQAGQKYDRYSGAVGSYNGTGNPTLGGNFTSPIINGYVYTFAERALNQPENKYDFYYQIDVLNALPFKSQTADIIPWFNQVGNGKQTMWKIPIDINTGFPKTWNKLAEEGYIKITIKKSPSGKYPSLEGTVIQN, from the coding sequence ATGAAACATTTATTTAAGTATTTCTTTTTTCTAGCCATTGTATCTTTTTCTGTGGCTTGTAGTTCTGATGACACAGAAGAAGTTGTGATCAAGCCAAGTCCGGTAAAAATTGTATTTTTCAAAAGCGCTGATGACTTTGCCACCACTTATGATCCGGAGAACAAAGTAAGTCAAACCATCAGAGTACAGGCATTTGATTTGTACAAACAAGGAAACTGGAAAGAGCTTGAAAAACTATTCCAGGCAAATGAACTTAATGGCGGCTGGCCACCAGCAAATGGCGGATACAATATTATAGACGATGTTGCCATACAAGCCGGACAAAAATATGACAGATACAGCGGTGCTGTGGGAAGTTATAACGGTACCGGAAATCCAACACTGGGTGGAAACTTCACCAGTCCTATTATTAACGGGTATGTGTATACTTTCGCTGAAAGAGCATTAAATCAGCCGGAAAACAAATACGATTTCTATTACCAGATTGATGTTCTGAATGCATTACCTTTTAAATCTCAAACAGCAGATATCATTCCTTGGTTTAATCAAGTTGGAAACGGAAAACAGACCATGTGGAAAATTCCTATCGATATTAATACCGGATTTCCGAAAACTTGGAATAAATTAGCAGAAGAAGGGTATATAAAAATTACTATTAAAAAAAGTCCAAGTGGGAAATACCCTAGTCTGGAAGGAACCGTTATTCAGAACTAA
- a CDS encoding nucleoside triphosphate pyrophosphohydrolase family protein — protein sequence MDKIDSLNQVAEFHTTFKAPILDTPQIPSAERCNLRVELLQEELNELKQAIADNNIVEIADALCDLQYVLSGAVLEFGLGSKFVELFNEVQRSNMSKACDNEEQANETVEFYKEKDVESFYEKSGEKFNVYRKADHKVLKNKYYSPADLKSIIEK from the coding sequence ATGGATAAAATTGATAGTTTGAACCAAGTAGCAGAATTCCATACTACTTTCAAAGCCCCTATTCTAGACACCCCACAAATTCCTTCTGCAGAAAGATGCAATCTTAGAGTAGAACTTCTACAGGAAGAACTTAATGAATTGAAACAAGCCATAGCTGACAACAATATTGTAGAAATTGCAGATGCTCTTTGTGATTTACAGTATGTTTTAAGTGGTGCTGTACTTGAATTCGGACTTGGCAGTAAATTTGTAGAGCTATTCAACGAAGTTCAACGTTCCAACATGTCAAAGGCGTGTGATAATGAAGAACAGGCTAATGAAACCGTTGAGTTCTACAAAGAAAAAGACGTAGAATCTTTTTATGAGAAATCTGGTGAAAAGTTCAATGTGTATAGAAAGGCAGATCATAAAGTATTAAAAAACAAATACTACTCTCCTGCTGATCTAAAATCAATTATTGAAAAATAA
- a CDS encoding thioredoxin — protein MKKFITNIVAASSLFLATQQLSAQKVVVNREVTTEKDGKMLLGHQLKEQFLKAPYADWYVKEHDEYALDQKAISELKKKKIGTYDIVVFLGTWCEDSHRDFPRLTKILEATGYPEGKMTIIAVNRKKESPSGDETLLISKKFLPLL, from the coding sequence ATGAAAAAATTTATTACCAATATTGTTGCCGCTTCAAGTTTATTTTTAGCTACTCAACAGCTTAGTGCTCAGAAAGTAGTGGTTAACCGCGAAGTGACTACTGAAAAAGATGGCAAAATGCTTCTTGGACATCAGTTGAAAGAACAGTTTTTAAAAGCTCCTTATGCTGATTGGTATGTAAAGGAACATGACGAATATGCTCTGGATCAAAAAGCGATTAGTGAACTGAAAAAGAAAAAAATAGGAACATATGATATTGTTGTTTTCTTAGGAACCTGGTGTGAAGACAGTCACAGAGATTTTCCAAGACTCACAAAGATATTGGAAGCAACAGGTTATCCGGAAGGAAAAATGACGATTATTGCCGTTAACCGTAAAAAAGAATCTCCCAGTGGAGATGAAACCCTTTTAATATCCAAAAAGTTCCTACCATTATTGTGA
- a CDS encoding DUF4230 domain-containing protein, translating into MRNYKTILSFVAGAGAMVLLFFGLKSCLNLGGKTEKSEYYILTNQISKMNKMVVIEQNSSSMQKTKMGYEFMGKEVSSNSIITFTKTNAQVSYDLNKMKIEVDSINKKLVITELPDADIKITPSVEIQSMDDSFFNRISEKDIKNVTTKAKETAIKSIDQNQLRSEGRKQLMENLDNIFVLAKALNYTIEDKTGKIGILGL; encoded by the coding sequence TTGAGAAATTATAAAACAATTTTATCGTTTGTAGCCGGTGCCGGTGCTATGGTTCTTCTGTTTTTTGGACTTAAATCCTGTCTGAATCTTGGTGGAAAAACGGAAAAATCAGAATATTATATTCTGACAAACCAAATTTCCAAAATGAATAAGATGGTGGTGATAGAACAAAACAGTTCCTCCATGCAGAAAACCAAAATGGGGTATGAATTCATGGGAAAAGAAGTTTCAAGTAACAGTATCATTACTTTTACGAAAACCAATGCCCAGGTTTCTTATGACCTGAATAAAATGAAGATTGAAGTAGACTCTATTAATAAAAAGCTGGTTATCACGGAACTTCCTGATGCAGACATCAAGATTACGCCCAGTGTTGAAATCCAGTCTATGGATGATTCGTTTTTTAATAGAATTTCTGAAAAGGATATAAAAAACGTAACAACAAAGGCTAAAGAAACTGCGATTAAATCTATTGATCAAAACCAGTTGAGAAGTGAAGGGCGCAAGCAATTAATGGAAAACCTTGACAATATTTTTGTTTTGGCAAAGGCTTTGAATTATACTATAGAAGATAAGACCGGAAAGATCGGCATTCTTGGACTCTAA
- the leuB gene encoding 3-isopropylmalate dehydrogenase — protein sequence MNNNYFKIAVLPGDGIGPEIISESIKILDVIAEVFEYKFQFDYGLIGAEAIFKTGDPLPEETLKICKESDAVLFGAIGDPAFDNNPEAKVRPEQGLLKLRKELGLFANIRPLKTYASLIEKSPLKREIIEGADIQIFRELVSGIYFGEKFTDPEGAYAYDICKYSREDILPIAHMAFQEAQKRNKKLTLIDKANVLDTSRLWRKICQEIASEYPDVQLDYMFVDNAAMQLILNPKQFDVIVTENMFGDIISDEASVIGGSIGLLPSASIGENNALFEPIHGSYPQAKGKGIANPIASILSVAMMLDHLGLQPAASKLRQSVEHAIENKYVTIDLNTKQYYSTSEVGSFIADHIKYSEKSYYNFENVKIGKSTIV from the coding sequence ATGAACAACAATTATTTTAAAATCGCGGTTCTTCCCGGAGATGGGATAGGACCGGAAATTATCAGTGAAAGCATCAAAATTTTGGATGTAATTGCGGAAGTTTTTGAGTACAAATTTCAATTTGATTACGGATTGATAGGTGCTGAAGCTATTTTTAAAACAGGAGATCCGCTGCCTGAAGAAACATTAAAGATTTGTAAAGAATCGGACGCCGTGCTTTTCGGAGCAATAGGTGATCCTGCATTTGATAATAATCCTGAGGCCAAAGTAAGACCTGAACAGGGATTATTGAAACTTCGTAAGGAATTAGGGTTATTTGCCAACATTCGCCCTTTAAAAACGTATGCATCACTTATTGAAAAGAGCCCGCTTAAAAGAGAAATCATTGAAGGTGCGGATATCCAGATTTTCAGAGAATTGGTAAGCGGTATCTATTTTGGTGAGAAATTTACAGATCCTGAAGGAGCTTATGCCTATGATATATGCAAATACAGCAGAGAAGATATTCTCCCAATTGCTCACATGGCATTCCAGGAAGCACAGAAAAGAAATAAAAAATTAACACTTATTGATAAGGCAAACGTACTGGATACCTCCAGACTATGGAGAAAAATCTGCCAGGAAATTGCTTCTGAATATCCGGATGTACAACTGGATTATATGTTTGTGGATAATGCAGCGATGCAGCTGATCCTTAATCCAAAACAGTTTGATGTGATTGTAACGGAAAATATGTTCGGAGATATTATTTCTGATGAAGCCAGTGTAATCGGTGGATCTATCGGATTACTTCCTTCAGCATCAATAGGAGAGAATAATGCATTGTTTGAGCCTATTCATGGTTCATATCCCCAGGCAAAAGGAAAGGGAATTGCTAATCCTATAGCTTCCATTTTAAGTGTGGCAATGATGCTTGATCATCTTGGGTTACAGCCTGCTGCCAGTAAGCTGAGACAGTCTGTAGAACACGCTATTGAAAACAAATATGTAACAATAGATCTTAATACAAAACAATATTATTCAACCAGCGAGGTAGGAAGCTTTATTGCAGATCATATTAAATATTCTGAGAAGTCATATTATAATTTCGAGAATGTAAAAATCGGAAAATCAACCATTGTATAA